Proteins from a single region of Flectobacillus major DSM 103:
- a CDS encoding AAA family ATPase has product MIYTIGGIKGGSGKTTIATNLAVFLASKKRDVLLVDADDQESATDFTAFRNQALEGVLDYTAVKITGSDLNGQVKRLSEKYDDIIIDVGGRDTVNQRSALTVSHVALFPFAARSFDIWTLNKVNALLNEVLPFNPSLLSFTFINKADSRGNHKDDAAELLKSSDKLIFLDTPLGNRIAFGNAAAEGLGIIELRPLDEKAVTEFKELWKGIEKALKNKKQK; this is encoded by the coding sequence ATGATTTACACAATAGGCGGAATAAAGGGAGGTAGTGGTAAAACAACCATTGCCACGAATTTAGCAGTTTTCCTTGCGAGCAAAAAGAGAGATGTTCTTTTGGTCGATGCAGATGACCAAGAATCTGCAACTGATTTTACAGCATTCAGAAATCAAGCCTTAGAAGGGGTTTTAGATTATACCGCTGTCAAAATAACAGGAAGTGATTTAAACGGTCAGGTGAAGCGTTTATCAGAGAAATATGATGATATTATCATAGATGTTGGTGGCCGTGATACCGTCAATCAGCGTTCAGCATTAACAGTGTCTCATGTTGCACTGTTCCCATTTGCCGCCCGTTCTTTTGATATTTGGACATTAAACAAAGTGAATGCCCTTTTAAATGAAGTCCTTCCTTTTAATCCTTCTTTACTGTCTTTTACATTTATCAATAAAGCGGATTCAAGAGGAAACCATAAGGACGATGCGGCAGAGCTTTTGAAAAGTTCCGACAAACTTATATTCTTAGATACCCCATTGGGAAATCGCATTGCTTTTGGAAATGCAGCAGCAGAGGGTTTAGGGATTATTGAATTAAGACCCTTAGACGAGAAAGCAGTCACAGAATTTAAAGAGCTTTGGAAAGGAATTGAAAAAGCCCTGAAAAACAAAAAACAGAAGTAA
- a CDS encoding replication protein RepA gives MSEDNDNKPSKYAESRHRLIMESFYTERDDREQVYLPAALAHVFFPRRDLKLDPTESFVHKSGNYELSITQLPIRNRNTEKNEYLGLPFGPKPRLLLSVINALALQQGSNKIEINANSLSTFLLKMGLTDGGNQINQARNQLARLSASLISVDYMNETGGQTHGQMAIVKGFDLFPRTQPNQLLLWDRNITLSLDYWDELQKHPLPLSLEHLRILSGNARAIDFYCFLAYRLHHLNKPLFLSWVTMKEMFGGEIDRMDNFKAKMRATAELVKLAYQDAKMECNKNGWTFRNSPSPIAPSYKFELPK, from the coding sequence ATGAGCGAAGACAACGACAATAAGCCCTCAAAATATGCTGAAAGCCGCCATAGACTTATCATGGAGAGCTTTTACACTGAAAGAGACGATAGAGAGCAGGTTTATTTACCTGCTGCATTAGCTCATGTTTTTTTTCCCCGCAGGGATTTGAAATTAGACCCGACAGAAAGTTTTGTTCACAAAAGCGGTAATTATGAACTGTCTATAACTCAACTCCCAATCAGGAACAGGAATACCGAGAAAAACGAATATCTGGGCCTACCGTTCGGCCCAAAACCTCGTTTACTGTTAAGTGTTATAAATGCTTTAGCATTGCAGCAGGGGAGTAATAAAATAGAAATCAACGCCAATAGCCTAAGTACATTTCTATTGAAAATGGGGCTTACAGATGGGGGGAATCAAATTAACCAAGCCCGTAATCAACTTGCCCGTCTTTCCGCATCATTGATAAGTGTTGATTATATGAATGAAACAGGCGGCCAAACACATGGCCAGATGGCTATTGTAAAGGGTTTTGATTTATTCCCAAGAACCCAACCCAATCAGCTTTTATTATGGGATAGAAATATTACGCTAAGTTTAGATTATTGGGATGAATTGCAAAAACACCCTTTACCATTATCTCTTGAACATCTTCGCATTTTGTCAGGGAATGCAAGGGCAATAGATTTTTATTGTTTTCTCGCATACAGGTTACATCATCTTAATAAACCGCTTTTCCTTTCATGGGTGACGATGAAAGAAATGTTTGGGGGAGAAATAGACCGAATGGATAATTTTAAGGCCAAAATGAGAGCAACCGCAGAGCTTGTTAAATTGGCTTATCAGGATGCAAAAATGGAATGTAACAAAAACGGATGGACGTTCAGAAATAGCCCCAGCCCTATCGCCCCAAGCTATAAATTTGAATTACCGAAATAG
- a CDS encoding toprim domain-containing protein: MNIAQAKQIPLDELLSWLGYEPAKEVNGELWYNSPFRDDDTPSFKLSSSRTAWFDFGDGLTNGGNIIDFALRYYKLPEKDVSGALRELRAFSGRLVANTPKQATQRAENRQERVFKKPEAEEQPTGHILNFEKPFEIWQTSNRFRKYTPLAQYLVDRGIDPEIAAPYLSTIGFSPSRQPEKKWFGVGFRNNSGGFEVRAKFGNTGFKACIGKKDLTFYSAKSVEGEPKPTKTYVFESFLDFVSYLTVFKKTNSSNANYLILNGATLANRGLEAIKQSETHFSPLILFTQLDEAGQEASRKFLELTDRDVLTGWHYYEGYKDLNEALQAKKNKPDELLAKFSPEFSQYLKHKI, encoded by the coding sequence ATGAATATTGCCCAAGCAAAACAAATACCGTTAGACGAACTTTTGAGCTGGTTAGGCTATGAACCCGCAAAAGAGGTGAATGGTGAATTATGGTATAATTCACCATTCAGGGATGATGACACACCCAGTTTCAAGTTATCGTCAAGCCGTACAGCTTGGTTTGATTTTGGGGATGGATTGACCAATGGCGGGAATATTATTGATTTTGCTTTGCGATATTATAAATTACCTGAAAAAGACGTTTCAGGGGCTTTGCGTGAGCTTCGGGCGTTTTCTGGTAGGTTGGTAGCTAATACACCAAAACAAGCCACTCAGCGGGCGGAAAACAGGCAGGAAAGGGTATTTAAAAAGCCAGAAGCCGAAGAACAGCCTACGGGTCATATTTTGAATTTTGAAAAACCATTTGAAATATGGCAAACGTCTAACCGTTTCCGTAAATACACACCACTTGCACAGTATTTGGTTGATAGAGGAATTGACCCAGAAATTGCGGCACCTTATCTGTCAACTATTGGGTTTTCACCTTCAAGGCAGCCAGAAAAAAAATGGTTTGGCGTAGGCTTTCGCAATAATTCAGGAGGTTTTGAAGTTCGGGCGAAATTTGGAAACACTGGATTTAAAGCCTGTATTGGCAAAAAAGATTTAACTTTTTATTCCGCTAAATCGGTAGAGGGTGAGCCAAAGCCTACAAAAACCTATGTTTTTGAGAGCTTTTTAGATTTCGTTTCTTATTTGACTGTTTTCAAAAAGACGAACTCAAGCAATGCAAACTATCTTATTCTAAATGGTGCGACATTGGCCAATAGAGGGCTTGAAGCAATAAAACAAAGTGAAACCCACTTTTCACCATTGATTTTATTTACTCAGCTTGACGAAGCAGGACAAGAAGCATCGAGAAAATTTTTAGAATTAACTGATAGAGACGTGCTTACAGGGTGGCATTATTACGAGGGATATAAAGACCTAAACGAGGCCTTACAAGCGAAGAAGAATAAACCAGATGAACTATTGGCC